Below is a window of Pseudoalteromonas undina DNA.
GCGCTTTTCGATTACTTTGAGCCATGTTTGTTGGCTTATATCGTAGGCTAACTGTGTATTAGACTGGGTAACTAGGTAGTGATATAAATCGTTACTGTATAAGGCAATAAGCTGCTCTAAGTGGCAGTTGTCGCCACTTTTTGCATACCGCGCCATGCAGTCTTTGCTTGGCGCTTCAAATAACCATGACTTAATACTCAATAGCATAGGCGCTTATTCCTTTACTGCGAACTGTCTAATTTAAAATCAAGCTGTACGGTTTGACCTGTTTGTAATTGTGCCACACCTTCAATTACTTTTGGACGATATTTCCAGCGTTTAATGGCGCGAAGTGCCTCGCGATCAAATATGCGTTTTGGCTCGGAATTTACTACCGTGGCATCAATCACTTCACCAGTGGGTGAAATATTAAAGCTAAGTTGCACCCAGCCTTCTATACCATCACGAGCTGCGCTAGTTGGGTACTTTGGATTTATGCGCACAATGGGTGAAGCATCTCCCGTAGGACGGGTCAGTGTTTGCTTCATATCGTTACCAAATCCGTCAATTACTATGGGTGGTGCTGTGCTTATTGCTGTTATTGGCTCATTACTAGGTGTTACACGTGGTGGTGCTTTAGGCGGCACTTTAGGTGTGGGTGGTGGCGGTATTCTTTTAATATGCGTGGTTTGTTTATCTTCTGGTGCTTGAAAAATCTCAACAGTAATATCATCACCCAATTTTATAGGTGCTCTTTGTTCGCCACTAATTAAGTATTGCATAAAGGCAAATGCAATAAAGGTCATCACAGCACCGCCAATAACAGCTGTTGATGTTTTGAACATGGGGTTTTTAGGAAATTCAAGTGTGTGCATAAGCCGCTCCAAATTAACTTATTATGTTGTTTCAGAGCTATAACGGCTGAAAAATAGAAAAGGGGTTAAATAGTTTTAAAATTTTATTAAAAATACAGGGGTAGTATTTAACCTATATAAAAGGTCTCTTGATTTTTTTATTTTGGGTTGGCTAAAAAGAATGTAGTTAATTTAAGGTTTGCCTGTTATTTTCTATTTTATTTACTCTAGGTAGATGAAATTTAGAGCTTTAAGTTGCTTCCCTGCTGTTGTTAGATTTTACTTCTCAGTAGTGGCGGTGGCAACATTCAGGCATGCTCATTAAAAAGGATTTTATAAATGAAAAAAGCAATATTCGTTTTTTTATTATTTGTTAGTGCGTGTTCATATTTCGAAAGTGAAACAGAGCAAGCTAATCGTTTATCCAAAACACACCAAGTAGACATTCAAGCTGGTGAACCCCGTTTATTTTTCCCTGAACAATTTGCAGTTAGTGATGGAGAGCCTCCAATTCTTGAAATGGAAATGACTACGCTTGCAGATGCTTCTGAGTCACTCGATGGTATTGAGGCCGCATTAACGACCTATCCTCCAGGGTTTGTTGCTGAAGCAATTGACGCTATTTACCTTTCTGGACCTATGCTTATAGAGGGGGCTGCTGCTGGAGGAACCTATTCAAGTAATTCCATAATTCTAGTTAATCTCTCAGGATGGAATGGCACGAATTTTAATTTCGAAAATTCGTTGAAAGGGGTTCATCATGAATTAAGCTCGTTAGTTTATATACGTTCACCTTTCGTTATTTTTGCATGGCAAGCTTTGCTGCCTAAAGACTGGGAGCCCGCAGCATCTAATTTTGACGCGCTTACAAAGTATAAATCTGCACCCGATTATAACGCAGGCTTTTTGTCTGATTATGGTAAAACCTCTGTCGGAAACGACTTTAATATTTATGCTGAATTTGCCTTTGCTGAACCTGAAAAACTGCGGGAACTTGCCGCTACCTATCCAATAATAGCTAAAAAGTTGAGTTTGTTTATTACCGCGTATACGCAGTTTTCGGCTAAATATCAGCAAGACTTTGAAGATTATTTTGCGAGAACCGGTTTGAGTGATGTTGCTGTACAGCCTGATAATTTTGAAATGACTATCCATTTAGATTTAAGCGATATAAAGCCACAGATAAGCCAATAAAGTTTTGCTTTTTGAGCTGTTATCTCTGATTAGCATTATGCTAGAATCGGGCTTATCATATAATAAATAAGGATATTTTTTTGGATATTATCATTGGTCAAAATGTGCTGAAGAAAAAAGCGCAGCTAACTCAACTTTCCGAGCGCGCTATTGGGCGAGCTTTCAAAGAGCAAGCCGCTTTGGCAATCCAAATGACGCAGTGCAGCGCAGCGGTTTATCGCCGCTTACAACGCACCTATAAATCTACTGTAACTCCTAGGGATCAAAAGCGTGTTAAAGCCGGTGGCTTAACGACACAATCAGTTGTTTTTTCTACCAGCAATAATAGTCAAAAATCTTTTAATAGCTTACTTCCAGCTATGCGTGGCGGCGCTTCAGCGCCTGGTAGTGTTGCAAAAACATCTAACGATGTTGCTATTGCCTCAAATCAGCCCCAAGCAATCAATCTATTAGCTTTATTACACCCAGTGATAAACGAAGATATTATGAAAACAGGTAATAGTGTTGAGAAAGCAGCAACTATTTTAGGCCTTGTTACTACAACTGTTGGTTTTGCTGTTCCTGGTGGCAGTGTTGCTTCTTCAATTGTGAGCTGGGTTGGTAGTGGTGCTACTTATTCAGGGTTTACTATGTCGAGAATTCGCCCTGACGCCCCTGATCGTGCATATCACCAACTAACAAACTATATTACTTGCTTGGCTGCATGGAATAAAAAGGCATGCGAATTAATTGATATTGCAGATCCAAATGGGAAGTGGACTTTTCGAGATATTGAAACAGGGTTTGCTTAAAAGCTAAAACAATTAAGGGAGTATAATTACTCCCTTAATTGATGTTTGCTTAGCGTGTTTTGAAAGCATTAAAAGCAGTATAAGTTAATTTTTCACGTCATCTTCGTGAAGATCTTTAAACAGCTCCCCTTGGGGATGCACAAAAAATTCATCATCATCTTCATCTACTACCAACATTTGATCTTGCGCGGTAGTTTCTTCAATGCGCGGATCCATCGTAGCTGCAAGTGGCGAGTTGGTAACATCGGATGTACCGACCACATAATCACTGGGCTCTGGCTGTTCAACTTTTTGTTTAGAGTTAATAAAGGTTAGTAGTAAGTACATAGCCACGGTTAATAGCGAAATTGACGCATACAATGCTTGGTGACCAAAGTAGGTCATCAGCTGTGCGTTAACTGTTGAGCCTATTGCTGCACCGGCGCCAAAAGCGACTAATAATGCAGATGATACGCCTACGCGCTCTTCGTCCTCAACACGCGAATTAGCTAGCGCCGAACAAAGCGGATATAAAGTAAACGCAAATAAACCAAAGATAAAAGTGAGTATGTAAGCTATTAGTTGTGAAGTAGGCAATAAAAACAATGCCAAACTTACAACACCGATAGCTGCTGCATTAGTTCGAATTAATACGCTACGACGAACGCGATCAGAGAGCATCCCCATTGGCCACTGGGCTAGCAAACCAGCAAAAATAGTCACCGACATAAAAATAGCAATTTCTGCGGCACCAAAGCCAGATAGCTTAGCAAATATAGGCGCTAGGCCATAAAAACTACCATTGATAATGCCTGCAAAGTGCACCGCAGTAAGCGACTGTGGCACTTTTTTAGCGTAATCAAACAGGCTCATTTTTATCGGCTTTAAGGGTTTGGGGTGAATTCTGCGAGTGATAGAAATTGGAATAATACCGATAGCCAACGCCATGCACACTAAAAATAGCGGTGCATACCCTAGCTCAGGAAATTGTGCGAGCGCTAGTTGGCCTAAAATCATGCCTAAGTAAGAGGTGATCATATAAAAAGAGAAGACTCGCCCGCGAGACTCAGGCGCTGATTGTTCGTTTAGCCAGCTTTCTAGCACCATGTAATTACACATCATCCCTAAGCCAACAAAAAGCCTAAGGCCTAACCATATATATAGATTGTCGCTTACTCCGTGTGCGGCCACACAGGCAGTAACCGCCGCAGTACTTGCTGCAAAGGTTCTGATGTGACCCACCGATTTAATTAAATGATAGCCAAGTTTTGAACCCAGTAATAAGCCAAGGTAATAACACGAGGTCATTAGGCCTATCCAAAACGTAGACGTGCCTTGTTTACCTAAGTAAAGGGCTAAATAGGTTGTAAGTAAGCCGGTACCAATAATTAAAAATAAATTGGCAAAATACAGTGATGGAAATGATTTCATTAAGATGCAAATTATGAGCTAAGACAACTAGATACTAGAGCAAGCATGAAGGTTTTCCAAGCTGTAAAAAATGTGCTCTGTAATAATGAATACTCAGTATAAGAATATAGAGCGGTCGATAAATTATTTATTGATAAAAATAGCTTTGGATAAAATAGCGACCTAAAAAATCGGACGGTTAAGTGCGATGCTAGAATAGCGAGTGTATTGCGGGTATTATGCATAAAGATAATTTTCAGCATTACTTACTCTTTAGAGAGGAGCTAATGGCAGCAGTAATATTTTTTGGAATTAAAAATGACCAGTGATAATCAAGCTATAAATAAGCGTAAAAAGAATAATCCGCTTATCGAAATCGTATTTAATATCATCATACCTTCAGTCATTTTAATGAAATTTTCAGGGCCTGAATATTTAGGCAGCGTGATTGGTTTAATTGTGGCGCTTATATTCCCTATTAGTTACGGTATTTATGATTTTATAAAAGCGGGCTCATTAAATTTTATTTCACTTTTGGGCTTTTTAAGTAC
It encodes the following:
- a CDS encoding MFS transporter, giving the protein MKSFPSLYFANLFLIIGTGLLTTYLALYLGKQGTSTFWIGLMTSCYYLGLLLGSKLGYHLIKSVGHIRTFAASTAAVTACVAAHGVSDNLYIWLGLRLFVGLGMMCNYMVLESWLNEQSAPESRGRVFSFYMITSYLGMILGQLALAQFPELGYAPLFLVCMALAIGIIPISITRRIHPKPLKPIKMSLFDYAKKVPQSLTAVHFAGIINGSFYGLAPIFAKLSGFGAAEIAIFMSVTIFAGLLAQWPMGMLSDRVRRSVLIRTNAAAIGVVSLALFLLPTSQLIAYILTFIFGLFAFTLYPLCSALANSRVEDEERVGVSSALLVAFGAGAAIGSTVNAQLMTYFGHQALYASISLLTVAMYLLLTFINSKQKVEQPEPSDYVVGTSDVTNSPLAATMDPRIEETTAQDQMLVVDEDDDEFFVHPQGELFKDLHEDDVKN
- a CDS encoding energy transducer TonB translates to MHTLEFPKNPMFKTSTAVIGGAVMTFIAFAFMQYLISGEQRAPIKLGDDITVEIFQAPEDKQTTHIKRIPPPPTPKVPPKAPPRVTPSNEPITAISTAPPIVIDGFGNDMKQTLTRPTGDASPIVRINPKYPTSAARDGIEGWVQLSFNISPTGEVIDATVVNSEPKRIFDREALRAIKRWKYRPKVIEGVAQLQTGQTVQLDFKLDSSQ